One Vigna unguiculata cultivar IT97K-499-35 chromosome 7, ASM411807v1, whole genome shotgun sequence genomic region harbors:
- the LOC114191365 gene encoding transcriptional regulator TAC1-like, with translation MENPMTKRQNHTLSSYKTATLLNSFTQRFLLVFISHTFLTHPFLNINPSHLAILFKLKRFTKINTAMNSEKPVSPENLSDENDEEEAQDDSGGTKRSYECTFCKRGFTNAQALGGHMNIHRKDRARAKQFTLEASPSINKFNTDESIVFPFASQTLNQPARSNYSILESQRNCDRHFHPPPPASAFYYDFYDPRSRSLSFNQELRGANLSLQIGPSHHVGDDIHQVRGNQKDSEVDLELRLGHHP, from the coding sequence ATGGAAAATCCCATGACAAAACGCCAAAATCACACTCTCTCTTCATACAAAACCGCTACTCTTCTAAACAGTTTTACCCAACGTTTTCTTCTTGTCTTTATATCTCACACCTTTCTTACACATCCCTTTCTCAATATAAACCCCTCGCATCTTGCAATTCTCTTTAAGCTTAAGAGATTCACAAAGATCAACACTGCTATGAATTCAGAGAAGCCAGTCAGCCCTGAGAATTTAagtgatgaaaatgatgaagaagaagcaCAAGATGACAGTGGTGGAACCAAACGCTCTTATGAGTGCACATTCTGCAAAAGAGGCTTCACAAACGCTCAGGCTTTGGGGGGTCATATGAATATCCATAGGAAAGACAGGGCCAGGGCCAAGCAATTCACACTTGAAGCTTCACCTTCAATTAACAAATTCAACACTGATGAATCCATAGTCTTTCCTTTTGCCTCACAAACTTTAAACCAACCCGCAAGGTCTAATTACTCCATTTTGGAGTCCCAGAGGAACTGTGACAGACACTTTCATCCACCACCACCTGCAAGTGCCTTTTATTACGACTTTTATGACCCAAGGTCTCGGTCTTTGAGTTTCAACCAAGAGCTTCGCGGTGCCAACCTCAGTCTCCAAATTGGTCCAAGTCATCATGTGGGTGATGATATTCATCAAGTCAGAGGAAACCAGAAAGATAGTGAAGTGGACTTGGAGCTCAGACTTGGACATCATCCATAA